Proteins encoded by one window of Streptococcus suis S735:
- a CDS encoding metallophosphoesterase, with protein sequence MAGASKTILVMSDSHGDRQIVEDIKHHYLSKVDAIFHNGDSELDSQDSLWDGIQVVNGNCDYFGGYPDQLITQLDGVTIAQTHGHLYGINYGWQRLDYWAQEVDADICLYGHLHVPDAEVRGKTLFLNPGSVSQPRGLVRECLYALVTIYDDHFHVDYYNRQHQLYPALTKDISR encoded by the coding sequence ATGGCAGGAGCAAGCAAAACAATCCTAGTCATGAGCGACTCTCATGGGGATAGACAGATTGTAGAGGATATTAAACATCATTATCTTAGCAAGGTCGATGCCATCTTTCACAATGGTGATTCGGAGCTGGATAGTCAAGATAGTTTGTGGGACGGCATTCAAGTGGTCAATGGGAACTGCGACTATTTTGGTGGTTACCCTGACCAGCTCATTACTCAATTGGATGGTGTGACTATCGCTCAGACTCATGGTCATCTTTATGGCATTAATTACGGCTGGCAGCGGTTGGATTATTGGGCCCAGGAAGTTGATGCGGATATTTGTTTGTATGGGCATCTGCATGTGCCTGATGCCGAAGTGCGTGGCAAGACCCTCTTCCTCAATCCTGGCTCCGTTAGTCAACCTCGTGGTTTGGTCAGAGAATGTCTCTATGCTCTTGTGACCATCTATGATGATCACTTCCATGTGGATTACTACAATCGACAGCACCAACTTTACCCAGCATTGACAAAGGATATTTCAAGATGA
- the racE gene encoding glutamate racemase, translating to MDNRPIGFLDSGVGGLTVARELMRQLPHEEIVYIGDSARAPYGPRPAEQIREYTWQLVNFLLTKNVKMIVFACNTATAVVWEEVKEKLDIPVLGVILPGASAAIKATQTGKVGVLGTAMTIQSDIYREKIQALSPETQVDSLACPKFAPLVESNSHQSSLAKKVVYETLRPLVGQVDTLVLGCTHYPLLRPIIQNAMGKDVKLIDSGAECARDISVLLNYFQINRSRTEKDIQHRFYTTASPAAFKEIAESWMGIDIHVEHVEL from the coding sequence ATGGATAATCGACCAATAGGTTTTTTAGATTCAGGTGTTGGGGGATTAACGGTTGCGCGTGAGTTAATGCGCCAACTACCCCATGAAGAAATCGTTTATATCGGAGATTCGGCACGGGCACCTTATGGACCCCGTCCAGCAGAACAAATCAGAGAATATACTTGGCAGTTGGTCAATTTCCTTTTGACAAAAAATGTAAAAATGATTGTCTTTGCCTGCAATACGGCAACAGCGGTAGTCTGGGAAGAAGTCAAGGAAAAGTTGGATATTCCTGTTTTGGGTGTTATTTTACCAGGTGCTTCGGCAGCTATTAAGGCAACGCAAACTGGTAAGGTTGGTGTCTTAGGAACGGCTATGACCATTCAATCCGATATCTATCGTGAAAAAATTCAGGCCCTTTCTCCAGAAACGCAGGTAGACAGCCTAGCCTGTCCCAAATTTGCACCACTGGTTGAGTCCAATAGCCACCAATCCAGTTTGGCCAAAAAGGTTGTTTATGAGACACTTCGACCACTTGTTGGGCAAGTAGATACCTTGGTCTTGGGATGTACCCATTATCCTCTGCTTCGCCCTATCATCCAGAATGCCATGGGCAAGGATGTCAAGTTGATTGACAGTGGGGCAGAATGTGCGCGAGATATTTCTGTTTTATTAAATTATTTTCAAATCAACCGCAGCCGTACCGAAAAGGATATTCAGCACAGATTTTACACAACAGCTAGTCCGGCAGCTTTTAAAGAAATAGCTGAAAGCTGGATGGGCATTGATATTCATGTGGAGCATGTAGAACTATGA
- a CDS encoding HD domain-containing protein yields the protein MVAYKQDKEYMHYVGHLIATPKVQKLGKIPHHYHSTRLEHSINVSYTSYKIAKKFGWDAKSTARGGLLHDLFFYDWRDTKFNKSHAWVHPRIAKRNAQKLIQLNKLEEDIIVKHMFGATIAPPCYKESWIVTCVDKYWAVREWSLPLQHKWKNRKVFRFQ from the coding sequence ATGGTTGCATATAAACAAGATAAAGAATACATGCATTACGTGGGGCACTTGATTGCCACACCCAAGGTGCAAAAATTGGGGAAAATTCCTCATCATTATCACTCCACGCGCTTGGAACATTCCATCAATGTCTCTTATACAAGTTATAAGATTGCGAAAAAATTTGGTTGGGATGCCAAGTCAACAGCTCGTGGTGGTCTATTGCATGATTTATTCTTCTATGACTGGAGAGATACCAAATTCAACAAGAGCCATGCTTGGGTTCATCCACGAATTGCTAAACGCAATGCTCAGAAACTCATTCAACTCAATAAACTAGAAGAAGACATCATTGTGAAGCATATGTTTGGTGCGACAATCGCTCCTCCTTGCTACAAGGAATCCTGGATTGTGACATGCGTGGATAAGTATTGGGCTGTGAGAGAGTGGAGTCTGCCCTTACAACACAAGTGGAAAAATCGTAAGGTCTTTCGGTTTCAATAA
- a CDS encoding TrmH family RNA methyltransferase, which yields MEIIRSKANHLVKQVKKLQQKKYRTSSYLIEGWHLLEEAMEAGANIEHIFVVEEYFEKVAGLANVTVVSPEIMQELADSKTPQGVVAQLALPSQRLPETLDGKFLVLEDVQDPGNVGTMIRTADAAGFDGVFLSDKSADIYNMKVLRSMQGSHFHLPVYRMPISSILTALKSNQIQILATTLSSQSVDYKEITPHSSFALVMGNEGQGISDLVADEADQLVHITMPGQAESLNVAIAAGILLFSFI from the coding sequence ATGGAGATCATTCGCTCAAAGGCCAATCATTTGGTCAAGCAGGTTAAGAAATTACAACAGAAAAAATACCGTACTTCTTCTTATTTGATTGAAGGCTGGCATTTGCTGGAGGAAGCGATGGAGGCTGGAGCCAATATTGAGCATATTTTTGTGGTGGAAGAGTATTTTGAAAAGGTTGCAGGTTTAGCCAATGTGACAGTTGTCAGTCCTGAAATTATGCAAGAATTAGCTGATTCTAAGACGCCTCAGGGGGTAGTAGCTCAACTTGCTTTGCCGAGCCAACGTTTACCTGAGACTTTGGATGGAAAATTTTTGGTTCTTGAAGATGTGCAGGACCCTGGAAATGTTGGGACAATGATTCGTACAGCTGATGCAGCTGGTTTTGATGGAGTATTTCTATCGGATAAGTCGGCTGATATTTATAATATGAAAGTGCTTCGTTCCATGCAGGGGAGTCACTTCCATTTGCCAGTTTATCGGATGCCAATTTCCTCCATTCTTACAGCTCTTAAAAGCAATCAGATACAAATATTGGCAACGACCCTCTCTAGTCAGTCGGTTGACTATAAGGAAATTACGCCACATTCTAGTTTTGCCTTGGTCATGGGAAACGAAGGTCAGGGAATTTCTGATTTAGTGGCTGATGAGGCGGATCAACTTGTTCATATCACCATGCCAGGGCAGGCGGAAAGCCTCAATGTAGCAATTGCGGCGGGTATTCTATTGTTTAGCTTTATTTAA
- the cbpB gene encoding cyclic-di-AMP-binding protein CbpB: protein MIAREFEAFLLDQEETFLTPADKLAVIIDTHNIDHAKLLLSHMTYSRVPVVTEDGRFFGTIGLTEIIKYQAENELSDDELNRDISVIVKTDEETVGLDYDLTEVMRKLVDQSFLPVLGENREFMGIITRKSILKAINALLHNFPLASKEGKK from the coding sequence ATGATTGCAAGAGAATTTGAAGCCTTTTTATTGGACCAGGAAGAAACTTTCTTGACACCAGCGGATAAATTGGCAGTAATTATTGATACGCATAATATTGACCATGCAAAACTGTTACTCAGTCACATGACCTATTCACGCGTACCTGTGGTAACAGAAGATGGCCGCTTTTTTGGAACCATCGGCTTGACGGAAATCATTAAATATCAAGCTGAAAATGAACTATCGGATGATGAGTTAAACAGAGATATTTCTGTGATTGTAAAGACAGATGAAGAGACGGTTGGTCTGGATTATGATTTGACAGAGGTGATGCGTAAGCTAGTAGATCAATCTTTCTTACCCGTCCTTGGGGAAAATAGAGAATTTATGGGAATCATTACACGAAAATCCATCTTAAAGGCAATCAATGCTCTCTTGCATAATTTCCCCCTAGCATCAAAAGAAGGCAAGAAATGA
- the scpB gene encoding SMC-Scp complex subunit ScpB, producing MNRLAEIEVLLFVAGEDGLTLRNLAEMLEMQPTAVSQQLEKLSEKYMADKASGLAILESSNRYKLVTKKEYANLLRIYAKTPINQTMSRALLETLSIVAYKQPITRIEVDDIRGVNSSGAISKLQAFDLIRENGKKEVLGRPNLYVTTDYFLDYMGINSLEELPDVSEIDLIQEETELFVERNELENEN from the coding sequence ATGAATCGCTTAGCTGAAATCGAAGTCCTGCTCTTTGTGGCAGGTGAGGATGGCTTGACGTTACGAAATTTGGCAGAGATGTTGGAAATGCAGCCGACAGCTGTCAGCCAGCAGTTAGAGAAACTTAGTGAGAAATATATGGCAGACAAAGCCTCAGGCTTAGCCATCTTGGAGTCTTCCAATCGCTACAAGTTGGTTACTAAAAAAGAATATGCAAACCTTTTGCGAATCTATGCCAAAACACCAATCAATCAGACTATGTCACGGGCTCTTTTGGAAACCTTATCAATCGTAGCCTATAAGCAACCCATTACTCGGATTGAAGTTGATGATATTCGCGGAGTCAATTCCAGTGGTGCCATCAGTAAATTACAGGCCTTTGACCTCATTCGTGAGAACGGTAAGAAAGAGGTTCTTGGTAGACCAAATCTCTATGTGACAACGGATTATTTCCTGGATTACATGGGAATTAATAGTCTAGAAGAATTGCCTGATGTGTCTGAAATAGATTTGATTCAAGAGGAAACAGAGCTATTCGTAGAAAGAAATGAGTTAGAAAATGAGAATTAA
- the pepC gene encoding aminopeptidase C — MSTLDFDFTERLYANYLANPSLQATENAVSHNGLLKSLETRQSAIDNDYVFSIDLTKDAVSNQKASGRCWMFAALNTFRHKLISDFKLENFELSQAHTFFWDKYEKSNWFLEQIIATADQEIGSRKVKFLLDTPQQDGGQWDMVVALFEKYGVVPKSVYPESISSSASRELNQYLNKLLRQDAQILRDLLAKGASPEEVQTQKENLLQEIFNFLAVNLGLPPRSFDFAYRDKDNVYHRDTNVTPQAFYEKYVGLKLSDYVSIINAPTTDKPYNKSYTVELLGNVVGAPAVRYLNVEMNRFKELAIAQLKAGESVWFGSDVGQSSNRQTGIMATNTYDFSSGLGIHFHQDKAGRLDYSESLMTHAMVLTGVDLDDNEQPLKWKVENSWGDKVGDKGYFVASDSWMDEYTYQIVVRKEFLTQEELAAYQAQPQVLAPWDPMGALA, encoded by the coding sequence ATGTCAACATTAGATTTTGATTTTACAGAACGCTTATATGCCAACTATCTAGCTAATCCAAGCCTACAGGCAACCGAAAATGCCGTTAGCCACAACGGACTTTTGAAATCCTTAGAAACACGCCAAAGCGCCATCGACAATGACTATGTCTTTTCAATCGACTTGACCAAGGACGCTGTTTCAAACCAAAAGGCTTCTGGACGTTGCTGGATGTTTGCTGCATTAAACACCTTCCGCCATAAACTCATCTCTGACTTCAAACTGGAAAATTTTGAGCTATCACAGGCCCATACCTTCTTTTGGGATAAATATGAAAAGTCCAACTGGTTCCTCGAACAAATCATTGCTACAGCTGACCAAGAAATTGGTAGCCGTAAGGTAAAATTCTTATTGGATACCCCTCAACAAGATGGCGGTCAATGGGATATGGTTGTGGCCTTATTTGAAAAATATGGTGTGGTACCAAAATCCGTCTATCCAGAATCTATCTCATCCAGTGCCAGCCGTGAGCTCAATCAGTACCTTAACAAATTGCTCCGTCAAGATGCACAAATCTTGCGAGACCTCCTTGCAAAAGGAGCTTCTCCGGAAGAGGTTCAAACACAAAAAGAAAACTTGCTTCAAGAAATCTTTAACTTCCTAGCCGTCAACCTTGGCCTCCCTCCACGTAGCTTTGATTTTGCATATAGAGATAAAGACAATGTCTATCACCGCGATACAAATGTGACACCTCAGGCATTCTACGAGAAATACGTTGGTTTGAAACTATCTGACTATGTCTCCATTATCAATGCTCCTACAACTGACAAACCCTACAATAAATCTTATACAGTCGAATTATTGGGGAACGTCGTTGGTGCCCCTGCTGTCCGCTACCTCAATGTAGAAATGAACCGTTTTAAAGAACTAGCTATTGCCCAACTCAAAGCTGGTGAGTCCGTTTGGTTTGGTTCCGATGTCGGTCAAAGCAGCAATCGCCAAACAGGTATCATGGCAACCAACACCTACGACTTCTCTTCAGGTCTGGGTATCCATTTCCATCAAGACAAGGCTGGAAGATTAGACTACTCCGAAAGCTTGATGACCCACGCCATGGTCTTAACTGGTGTTGATTTAGATGACAATGAGCAACCTCTCAAATGGAAAGTAGAAAACTCTTGGGGTGACAAGGTTGGTGACAAGGGATACTTCGTCGCATCAGATAGCTGGATGGACGAGTACACTTATCAGATTGTTGTCCGAAAAGAATTCCTCACACAAGAAGAACTAGCAGCTTATCAAGCTCAACCACAAGTCCTTGCCCCATGGGATCCAATGGGAGCTCTAGCATAA
- a CDS encoding YneF family protein, with product MNLGLAILLIVLAFAGGVALGIYLSRRQVENYIADKPILDENALRLMMSQMGQKPSEAKVQQVLRQIKSQQKVASKKK from the coding sequence ATGAACTTAGGTTTAGCTATTTTACTTATTGTATTGGCATTTGCAGGTGGTGTGGCCTTGGGTATTTACTTGTCACGCAGACAGGTAGAAAACTACATTGCTGATAAACCAATTTTGGATGAGAATGCTTTGCGTTTGATGATGAGCCAAATGGGGCAAAAACCAAGCGAGGCAAAAGTACAACAAGTACTTCGCCAAATCAAGAGCCAACAAAAAGTGGCAAGCAAGAAAAAATAA
- a CDS encoding segregation/condensation protein A, with protein MDIKLKDFEGPLDLLLHLVSKYQVDIYEVPITEVIEQYLAYIATLQAMRLEVAGEYMLMASQLMVIKSRRLLPKVVEQIDPEDDPEMDLLDQLEEYRKFKLLSEKLGEQHDERANYFSKPKLDLIYDDVQLAKDKTVIDIFLAFSKVMAEKQASLRQSHATIARDEYKIEDMMDFVRSRFETGPRLELRQLFQESQDVNEMITIFLATLELVKVHEIVLEQTETFGDIYLVRSEDESLS; from the coding sequence ATGGATATAAAATTAAAAGATTTTGAAGGGCCACTTGATCTCCTGCTACACCTGGTGTCCAAGTATCAAGTAGATATTTACGAGGTTCCGATTACAGAGGTTATTGAGCAATATTTGGCCTACATTGCTACCTTGCAAGCCATGCGTTTAGAGGTAGCGGGAGAATATATGCTCATGGCTAGTCAATTGATGGTCATCAAAAGTCGTCGGTTATTGCCGAAGGTTGTTGAGCAAATTGATCCCGAAGATGATCCTGAAATGGACCTCTTGGACCAGTTGGAAGAATACCGCAAGTTCAAACTTCTCAGTGAGAAATTAGGGGAGCAACATGATGAACGGGCCAACTATTTTTCAAAACCCAAATTAGATTTGATTTATGATGATGTACAGTTAGCCAAGGATAAGACCGTCATTGACATTTTCCTAGCTTTTTCTAAAGTAATGGCTGAAAAACAGGCAAGCCTCCGTCAGTCTCATGCGACCATTGCCCGTGATGAATATAAAATCGAAGACATGATGGACTTTGTTCGCAGTCGTTTCGAGACTGGTCCACGCCTTGAACTCCGTCAGCTTTTTCAAGAAAGTCAAGATGTCAATGAAATGATTACGATCTTCCTTGCGACTTTGGAATTGGTCAAGGTTCATGAAATCGTCCTGGAGCAGACAGAGACTTTTGGAGATATTTATCTAGTAAGGAGTGAAGATGAATCGCTTAGCTGA
- a CDS encoding acylphosphatase, with protein MRKVKMIASGRVQGVGFRWSVQFLAVEIGDIYGRVWNNDDGTVTILAQSDNAEKLSHFIHEIRKGPSRMAKVIYLDVTLANFEDYKDFQVSYR; from the coding sequence ATGCGAAAGGTAAAAATGATTGCATCTGGTCGTGTGCAAGGAGTCGGCTTTCGTTGGTCTGTTCAATTTTTAGCTGTGGAAATAGGCGACATCTACGGCAGAGTTTGGAATAATGATGATGGGACTGTCACCATTTTAGCTCAGTCAGATAATGCTGAGAAGCTCAGCCATTTTATCCATGAAATTCGGAAAGGGCCTTCTCGTATGGCCAAAGTCATCTATCTAGATGTCACCCTAGCCAATTTTGAGGACTATAAGGATTTTCAGGTTAGCTATAGATAA
- the xerD gene encoding site-specific tyrosine recombinase XerD: MKQAIESFIQSKKVSVNSQKSYTYDLQQFVTVTKGEISQQSLLVYQQSLLDLKPAAQKRKMSAVNQFLYFLYENNLLDRFYKLQTTSGPASVKKKLEREDLTLLFQESPWLEGQLIALLIAYLGLTPSEIAELTSQQVNLDFQVLTVEKGGAKRVLTLPKELIPYMESHLSGRYVFDKKGQTYSRQWFFNRLTEFVQSIGKPDWTAQKLREQYILKQIDEGKSLDQIAKQLGLKTSMSLEKFR; the protein is encoded by the coding sequence ATGAAGCAGGCGATTGAATCTTTTATCCAGAGCAAAAAGGTCAGTGTCAACAGCCAAAAGTCCTATACCTATGACCTGCAGCAGTTTGTGACAGTAACAAAGGGGGAGATTAGCCAACAGTCTCTTTTGGTCTATCAGCAGTCTCTTCTAGACTTGAAACCTGCTGCTCAGAAAAGAAAAATGTCAGCGGTCAATCAATTTCTCTACTTTCTTTATGAAAATAATCTCCTGGATCGTTTTTATAAATTGCAAACGACGTCAGGTCCAGCCAGCGTCAAAAAGAAACTGGAGCGTGAGGATTTAACTCTCCTCTTTCAAGAAAGTCCTTGGCTAGAAGGTCAGCTCATCGCACTTTTGATAGCATATTTAGGTTTGACGCCAAGTGAAATAGCAGAGCTGACTAGTCAGCAGGTCAATCTGGATTTTCAAGTCCTGACAGTTGAGAAGGGAGGAGCCAAGCGGGTGCTCACTCTGCCCAAGGAATTGATACCCTATATGGAGTCTCATCTGTCTGGACGCTATGTCTTCGATAAGAAGGGACAGACCTATTCTCGTCAATGGTTTTTTAATCGTCTGACAGAATTTGTCCAGTCCATCGGCAAGCCTGATTGGACAGCCCAAAAATTGCGAGAGCAGTATATTCTAAAACAGATAGACGAAGGAAAATCCTTGGACCAAATCGCCAAGCAGTTGGGACTGAAAACAAGCATGAGTTTGGAAAAATTTAGATAA
- a CDS encoding nucleoside-triphosphate diphosphatase encodes MTDKIYEYRDEHNWFIGKASFANLFGSFGENGREQEIYQIGQLFDKLIAGNYEDENFNQCVNIEVIKLQSEFALFQFACDTLNELNNRQFKALQHQGAILVTENDKLLLVHLPQAGVSTADFFGQDKGLASVGDTILIATKNEGKTKEFRKFFERFGYQVENLNNYPDLPDVAETGMTFEENARLKAETIAELTGKMVLADDSGLKVDALGGLPGVWSARFSGPDATDELNNAKLLHELAMVFELKDRSAQFHCTLVMAAPNRDSLVVEADWEGFIGMDLRGENGFGYDPLFLVGETGKTSAELTLEEKNKISHRAQALEKLVEAFPVWQEQAKQS; translated from the coding sequence ATGACAGACAAGATATACGAATACAGAGATGAACACAATTGGTTTATTGGAAAAGCCAGCTTTGCCAATCTATTTGGTTCATTTGGTGAAAATGGCAGAGAGCAGGAAATTTACCAGATTGGTCAATTGTTTGACAAACTAATTGCTGGTAATTATGAAGATGAGAACTTTAACCAGTGTGTCAACATTGAAGTGATCAAACTTCAGTCTGAATTTGCCCTCTTTCAATTTGCCTGTGATACTTTGAATGAGTTAAACAATCGTCAGTTCAAGGCCCTCCAACACCAAGGAGCTATTCTGGTAACTGAGAATGACAAACTTCTCTTGGTTCATCTGCCACAAGCAGGGGTTAGCACGGCAGATTTCTTCGGTCAAGACAAGGGATTGGCAAGCGTGGGAGATACCATCTTGATTGCCACAAAAAATGAAGGTAAGACTAAGGAATTCCGTAAGTTTTTTGAGCGTTTTGGCTACCAGGTCGAGAACCTCAACAACTATCCTGACCTGCCAGATGTAGCAGAAACAGGTATGACTTTTGAGGAAAATGCACGGCTCAAGGCTGAAACCATAGCAGAGCTGACAGGCAAGATGGTCTTGGCAGATGATTCTGGTTTGAAGGTTGATGCTTTAGGTGGCCTGCCAGGAGTTTGGTCTGCCCGTTTTTCAGGTCCAGATGCCACAGATGAGCTCAATAATGCCAAGCTCTTGCACGAATTGGCCATGGTATTTGAACTGAAAGATCGTTCGGCACAATTCCATTGTACTCTGGTCATGGCTGCTCCAAATCGTGATAGTTTGGTTGTCGAAGCGGACTGGGAAGGCTTTATCGGTATGGACCTCCGTGGGGAAAATGGATTTGGATATGATCCACTTTTCCTCGTAGGCGAAACAGGTAAGACCTCGGCAGAATTAACCCTAGAAGAAAAAAATAAGATTTCCCACCGTGCACAAGCACTAGAAAAATTAGTGGAGGCATTTCCAGTATGGCAGGAGCAAGCAAAACAATCCTAG
- a CDS encoding diaminopimelate decarboxylase, which produces MTKTPFVSKEVLENITEQFPTPFHLYDEKGIREKARALNAAFSWNKGFKEYFAVKATPTPAILKILQEEGCGVDCATDVEVLMSEKLGFKDIMFTSNDTQAQEFVYARKVGATINLDAYEHIEFLKNVAGIPETVCLRYNPGGVFSLGTDIMDHPEESKFGMTKDQLMKGYKELKELGVKQFGIHAFLASNTVTNDYYPVLARQLFELALEIREETGVTLDFINLSGGIGVNYRPEQEPNDIAVIGEGVRKVYEEILTPAGMGHVKIFTELGRFMLAPHGHLITKVLHRKETYRTYIGVDASAANLMRPAFYGAYHHITNITRPDAPIEVVDVAGSLCENNDKFAVNRELPRVEVGDTLVIHDSGAHGFSMGYNYNGRLRSSEILLQEDGTARMIRRAETPEDYFATIYGFDFDR; this is translated from the coding sequence ATGACCAAGACACCATTTGTTAGTAAAGAAGTTTTAGAAAACATTACGGAGCAATTTCCGACTCCTTTTCATTTGTATGATGAAAAAGGCATTCGTGAGAAGGCCCGTGCCCTTAATGCAGCTTTTTCATGGAACAAAGGCTTTAAAGAATATTTTGCGGTCAAAGCGACACCGACACCAGCAATTTTAAAAATCTTGCAAGAAGAAGGTTGTGGAGTGGACTGTGCAACGGATGTAGAAGTGCTGATGAGTGAAAAATTGGGCTTTAAAGACATCATGTTCACATCTAATGACACCCAAGCGCAAGAGTTTGTTTATGCCAGAAAAGTTGGGGCGACCATTAACCTTGATGCCTATGAGCATATTGAGTTTTTGAAAAATGTTGCTGGTATCCCAGAAACGGTCTGCCTCCGTTACAATCCAGGTGGGGTCTTCTCGCTGGGAACGGATATTATGGACCACCCAGAAGAGTCTAAGTTTGGCATGACCAAGGACCAGCTCATGAAGGGCTACAAGGAATTAAAAGAACTAGGTGTGAAGCAGTTTGGTATTCATGCCTTTCTAGCTTCGAATACAGTAACAAATGACTACTACCCTGTCTTAGCTCGTCAACTCTTTGAATTGGCCTTGGAAATTCGTGAGGAAACAGGTGTGACCTTGGACTTCATCAACCTATCAGGTGGGATTGGAGTCAACTACCGTCCTGAGCAAGAACCAAACGACATTGCTGTCATTGGTGAGGGAGTTCGTAAGGTTTACGAGGAAATTCTCACACCAGCTGGTATGGGACATGTTAAAATCTTTACAGAATTGGGTCGCTTTATGTTGGCGCCACACGGTCACTTGATTACAAAGGTGCTCCATCGTAAGGAAACCTATCGGACTTATATTGGTGTCGATGCATCGGCAGCCAACCTCATGCGTCCTGCCTTCTATGGCGCCTACCACCATATCACCAATATCACGCGCCCAGATGCGCCAATCGAAGTGGTGGATGTGGCTGGTTCCCTTTGTGAAAACAACGACAAGTTTGCGGTCAATCGTGAATTACCACGGGTAGAAGTAGGAGACACCTTGGTCATTCATGACAGTGGGGCCCACGGCTTCTCCATGGGCTACAACTACAACGGTCGTCTGCGTTCTTCTGAAATCCTTTTGCAGGAAGATGGCACAGCGCGGATGATTCGTCGTGCTGAAACACCAGAAGACTATTTCGCAACTATTTACGGTTTTGATTTTGACAGGTAA
- a CDS encoding Bax inhibitor-1/YccA family protein, with product MNNDSFIINQVDNTALNRFFGKIYGVVAMGIGLSALVSFLAVTVFQSLLLSLLSAGSIIMMLIMIGQIALVVSASAMAAKNSPMALPMFLAYSVTNGITISMILMFYTSETVVLAFVSAALMFAIMAVIGMTTKKDLSGMAQALRAALWGIIIASVINIFLRSSGLSFMMSIISVLVFSGLIAYDNQRIRNVFEQTGGNVGQGWVVSMALQLYLDFINLFLNLLRIFGGLSRD from the coding sequence ATGAATAACGATTCATTTATTATTAATCAGGTGGATAATACCGCCCTCAACCGTTTCTTCGGTAAAATTTATGGTGTGGTTGCCATGGGAATTGGTCTGTCAGCTCTAGTTTCTTTCTTGGCTGTGACCGTCTTTCAATCTTTATTGCTTAGTCTGCTGAGTGCAGGTTCCATCATCATGATGCTGATTATGATTGGTCAGATTGCCTTGGTTGTTTCTGCTTCAGCAATGGCAGCTAAAAATAGCCCAATGGCTCTACCAATGTTTCTTGCCTACTCAGTAACAAATGGTATCACCATTAGCATGATTTTGATGTTCTATACTAGTGAAACAGTTGTGCTTGCCTTTGTGTCAGCGGCTCTTATGTTTGCTATCATGGCTGTAATTGGGATGACAACGAAGAAGGATCTTTCTGGTATGGCTCAGGCATTGCGTGCAGCTCTATGGGGAATTATTATTGCAAGTGTTATTAATATCTTCCTTCGTAGCTCTGGTCTAAGCTTTATGATGTCTATCATTTCTGTTTTGGTATTCTCAGGTTTGATTGCTTATGACAACCAACGTATCCGCAATGTTTTCGAACAAACTGGTGGTAATGTTGGCCAAGGGTGGGTCGTATCCATGGCGCTTCAGCTCTATCTTGACTTCATCAACCTCTTCCTCAACCTACTCCGTATCTTTGGTGGTTTGAGTAGAGACTAA